The following are encoded together in the Thermococcus sibiricus MM 739 genome:
- a CDS encoding nucleotidyltransferase domain-containing protein, giving the protein MPILEHFKKFTGFKVLEYFILHPACEIHLKELARTLKISPGSAKLYCDLFESEDILISKRKGNLRLFRLNNDDFAVKEIKKTYYLVLLKEKGIQYICKNCSSLAIYGSFASGEFDEKSDLDILVIGNKEDINYQLLHEIEDKVGVRFQLTVIPFYKWEKMKEEKDHFTESVIRKHLLIKGAPL; this is encoded by the coding sequence ATGCCAATACTGGAACACTTTAAAAAATTTACAGGGTTTAAAGTATTAGAGTACTTCATTCTCCATCCTGCTTGTGAAATACACCTAAAAGAGCTGGCCAGAACCTTAAAAATAAGTCCTGGAAGTGCTAAACTTTACTGTGACTTATTTGAAAGTGAAGACATCCTAATCTCCAAAAGAAAAGGAAATTTGAGACTCTTTAGATTAAACAATGATGATTTTGCAGTCAAAGAAATAAAAAAGACATACTACCTAGTCCTCTTAAAAGAGAAAGGCATACAGTATATTTGTAAAAACTGCAGTTCCCTCGCAATATACGGGAGCTTTGCTTCTGGAGAGTTTGATGAGAAGAGTGATTTGGATATACTCGTTATTGGAAACAAAGAAGACATCAACTATCAGCTATTACATGAAATAGAGGATAAAGTGGGAGTAAGATTTCAACTCACAGTTATCCCATTTTATAAATGGGAGAAAATGAAGGAAGAGAAAGACCATTTCACTGAAAGTGTTATTAGAAAGCATTTGTTGATAAAGGGGGCCCCATTATGA
- a CDS encoding nucleotidyltransferase family protein, protein MGIFGSYVRGEARETSDVDILVDFYEVPSPLTFLKLEEYLEELLSIRVDLVMESALKPKISQAAHKEVVYI, encoded by the coding sequence ATAGGCATTTTTGGATCTTATGTTAGAGGGGAGGCTAGAGAAACGAGTGATGTGGACATACTTGTAGATTTTTATGAAGTGCCTTCTCCATTAACATTCCTCAAACTTGAAGAGTATCTAGAAGAACTGCTTAGTATTAGAGTCGATCTTGTGATGGAGTCTGCATTGAAACCCAAAATATCCCAGGCCGCGCATAAGGAGGTCGTTTACATATGA
- a CDS encoding ATP-binding protein, which yields MVRVVIQLDDYLVKLAADLPRRFEYARGLRRRFIFEELQGKVNSFMGGGRCATVFLPGLRATGKTTLLGQLYFYTHSLSSEVIYLPVDELKLLGFTLIEAVERYLEIFRPERPVLLLDEVQYDEKWPLTLKVLNDRKQFLIIATGSSALNLKESPDLARRAEHIHVHPLTFREYLYLSEGVLGKGSLKPLLDFDVELIERSMAESAPYLWKAEEYLRTGSLPFSFDRKEPEVYEAVFTLIERMIYRDLPQVKGFDSQTLEKTLKLLFLLANPKGERFSYERLSKILGMAKGTVISTINALIKAGILVEIPSIGGMTKKVKKGPKLKFLAPTLRAALLYKSGELEKGLSALLEDAVAFYLSKIGKLEYEPEKGGADFVLTVDGRKYVVEVGLGKDRVTQVRRSMERVSADGGIVIGEKFYANDDILSIPWRRFLVLI from the coding sequence ATGGTGAGAGTAGTGATCCAATTGGATGACTATCTTGTAAAGCTCGCAGCTGATCTCCCTAGAAGGTTCGAATATGCCAGAGGTCTTAGAAGGAGGTTTATTTTTGAAGAGCTTCAAGGTAAGGTAAATTCCTTTATGGGGGGTGGTAGATGTGCGACAGTTTTCCTACCGGGGTTAAGAGCCACTGGTAAAACTACTCTCTTGGGTCAGCTCTATTTTTATACCCATTCCTTGAGCTCGGAGGTAATTTACCTACCCGTTGATGAACTTAAACTTCTGGGTTTCACACTTATTGAGGCTGTTGAAAGGTATTTGGAAATATTTAGGCCGGAAAGGCCGGTACTCCTTCTTGATGAGGTTCAGTATGATGAGAAATGGCCGTTGACATTGAAGGTCTTAAATGATAGAAAACAATTTCTGATAATAGCCACTGGTTCATCTGCGTTAAATCTCAAAGAAAGTCCCGATCTTGCTAGAAGGGCTGAACATATTCATGTGCATCCACTTACCTTTAGAGAATACCTTTATCTTTCAGAGGGTGTTTTGGGTAAGGGTAGCTTAAAACCACTTCTCGACTTTGATGTTGAGTTAATTGAGAGATCCATGGCAGAGAGTGCCCCGTATCTATGGAAAGCTGAAGAATATCTTCGAACAGGCTCCCTTCCATTTTCATTTGATAGAAAAGAACCTGAGGTTTATGAAGCGGTTTTCACTCTAATTGAGAGAATGATTTATAGGGATCTTCCTCAGGTAAAAGGGTTTGATTCTCAGACACTTGAAAAGACACTAAAACTTCTCTTCTTGTTAGCAAATCCAAAAGGAGAACGTTTCAGCTATGAAAGACTATCAAAAATCCTTGGGATGGCTAAGGGCACTGTCATATCCACTATCAATGCCCTAATCAAGGCGGGAATACTGGTGGAGATTCCTTCGATAGGTGGAATGACAAAAAAGGTTAAGAAAGGTCCAAAATTGAAGTTCTTAGCTCCGACCCTAAGGGCAGCACTTCTTTATAAGTCCGGAGAGCTTGAAAAAGGTCTTTCTGCCCTTCTTGAAGATGCTGTGGCTTTTTATCTCTCCAAAATTGGTAAGCTGGAGTATGAGCCTGAAAAAGGTGGCGCCGATTTTGTCCTCACAGTTGATGGGCGAAAATATGTTGTAGAGGTCGGTTTGGGGAAAGATAGAGTAACACAGGTTAGGAGAAGCATGGAGAGAGTCAGTGCTGATGGAGGGATTGTTATAGGAGAGAAGTTCTATGCTAATGATGACATATTAAGCATCCCTTGGCGGAGATTTCTTGTCCTGATTTAA
- a CDS encoding TasA family protein, giving the protein MRREIVFMIVGLLLGAAGFKIGGALFSDISISENNEIATGEFDVRISKTGSSFYNDLKLFEFNDLKPGDEIKAEFYIKNSGDFNISKILIIPHVQDLESGDLNGAEALVDNTTEIGELSQNLILEWIVITQSNQTYTLSDYSGKSLHELNNQSISLLTAPFAPSEVLKVTMFFLVNPEAGNEIQKDLCLISMQIYAEQ; this is encoded by the coding sequence ATGAGAAGGGAAATTGTCTTCATGATTGTGGGCCTGTTATTGGGGGCAGCAGGCTTTAAAATAGGTGGTGCACTCTTTAGCGATATAAGCATCTCAGAGAACAATGAAATCGCAACTGGAGAATTTGACGTTAGAATCAGCAAAACAGGAAGCAGTTTTTACAATGACTTAAAGCTTTTTGAATTCAATGATCTTAAACCGGGGGACGAGATAAAAGCTGAGTTCTACATAAAAAACAGCGGGGACTTCAACATCTCCAAGATTCTTATAATTCCTCACGTTCAAGACCTGGAAAGCGGTGATCTTAATGGGGCCGAGGCCTTGGTGGACAATACAACCGAAATTGGGGAGCTAAGTCAAAACCTCATACTGGAGTGGATTGTGATAACACAGAGCAATCAAACCTATACCCTAAGTGATTACTCCGGAAAGAGCCTCCATGAGCTAAACAACCAGTCGATCTCGCTCTTAACTGCACCCTTTGCACCTTCAGAAGTCCTCAAAGTTACAATGTTTTTCTTAGTGAACCCCGAAGCGGGCAATGAGATCCAAAAAGACCTCTGCCTAATTTCAATGCAGATCTATGCAGAGCAGTGA
- a CDS encoding HAD-IIA family hydrolase has protein sequence MIGIIFDMDGVIYRGNQPIDGVKEVIEFLKSNKIPFVFLTNNSTRDAKMYREKLQGMGIEVEEDRIITSGHATAQYLKKHFEKGNVFVVGGKGLVEEIKSIDWPVISLEEAKEKWREIGYVVVGMDPQLTYEKLKYGCLAIRNGARFIGTNPDTTYPGEEGILPGAGSIIAALKVATEKEPLIIGKPNEPVFEVVREKLNADEIWVVGDRLDTDIAFAKKIGAKAIMVLTGVNTLEDIEKSEVKPDIVLPSIKELLEYIKVHLEI, from the coding sequence ATGATCGGGATAATTTTTGATATGGATGGTGTCATTTATAGGGGAAATCAGCCGATTGATGGTGTTAAAGAGGTTATTGAGTTTTTAAAGTCCAATAAAATTCCCTTCGTATTTCTCACCAATAATTCAACCCGAGATGCTAAAATGTATAGGGAAAAGCTTCAGGGGATGGGAATTGAGGTTGAAGAGGATAGGATAATAACTTCCGGCCATGCAACGGCCCAGTATTTAAAGAAGCACTTTGAGAAGGGTAACGTTTTTGTGGTTGGTGGCAAGGGCCTTGTGGAGGAAATAAAATCCATAGATTGGCCTGTGATAAGCCTTGAAGAAGCAAAAGAGAAGTGGAGAGAAATAGGATATGTTGTAGTTGGTATGGACCCTCAACTGACCTATGAAAAGCTCAAGTACGGCTGTCTGGCGATAAGAAATGGGGCCCGTTTTATAGGCACAAATCCCGACACCACCTATCCGGGTGAGGAGGGAATTCTTCCCGGTGCCGGTTCCATAATTGCAGCGTTAAAAGTTGCCACTGAAAAGGAGCCTTTAATTATAGGAAAGCCCAATGAACCTGTTTTTGAAGTGGTTAGAGAAAAACTGAACGCTGATGAGATATGGGTGGTGGGGGATAGACTGGACACTGACATAGCATTTGCAAAGAAAATTGGGGCAAAGGCAATAATGGTTTTAACCGGTGTAAACACGCTTGAGGACATAGAGAAGAGTGAAGTTAAGCCAGATATAGTGTTACCCAGCATCAAGGAGCTTTTGGAGTACATAAAGGTGCATTTGGAGATTTAG
- a CDS encoding single stranded DNA-binding domain-containing protein: MSRKIKSQVVIALMAMASISGLYYLGDLQAQSPMPLEEAKKGDLIEFTGICVNSKENFAVLYNGSEIIVVFETLESGKVYKIRGKLTDPDKSYVQAFEINQTSPKALPLETVTGAYWVDDYCQLLTPQRISLNTCLNASKGERVIVEGLYYNKRFYVVNYTRLGFENSPEDSMPFLIRGSVIYGGNPATIWDGEEEVRVYLPYKQTLEVGDYVEVIGTAKLYSTLTIYVNDRSDIRVLGRARKCPIGEEKIGEIAYGVCAVKKSTKTYISLNCTSIPLYGFSVRVGDLIEFEAIRRKNSLYCLECKVSRPREALENSICNPVPDQPSKIEGRVAWVKLYSNGFGIANITNGNCWTLLKLSKSIGVTLEEGGHVVAFGFHTTYREMPAFEVASREDVIKD; encoded by the coding sequence ATGAGTAGAAAAATAAAATCACAAGTAGTTATAGCTCTGATGGCAATGGCCTCAATATCGGGCCTCTACTATCTCGGAGACCTCCAGGCCCAATCACCAATGCCTTTGGAAGAGGCCAAAAAGGGTGATTTAATAGAATTCACCGGTATATGTGTTAACTCAAAAGAAAACTTCGCCGTCCTTTACAATGGCAGCGAGATCATAGTGGTTTTTGAGACATTAGAGTCGGGAAAAGTCTACAAAATCCGGGGCAAGCTTACAGATCCAGATAAAAGCTATGTGCAGGCCTTTGAAATAAACCAGACTTCTCCCAAAGCTCTCCCGCTAGAAACAGTAACCGGTGCTTACTGGGTTGATGACTACTGCCAGCTCCTCACCCCTCAAAGGATCTCCCTAAATACATGCTTAAATGCATCGAAAGGAGAGAGGGTTATCGTTGAAGGCCTATACTACAACAAAAGGTTCTATGTTGTAAATTACACCCGGTTAGGTTTTGAAAATTCTCCCGAGGACAGCATGCCCTTTTTGATAAGGGGCTCTGTGATCTACGGCGGGAACCCGGCTACAATATGGGATGGAGAGGAAGAAGTCAGGGTTTACCTCCCCTATAAACAAACTTTAGAGGTTGGTGACTACGTTGAGGTTATAGGCACGGCCAAGCTTTATTCCACACTAACCATATACGTTAATGACAGATCTGACATCAGGGTTCTTGGAAGAGCCAGAAAATGCCCCATAGGAGAAGAAAAGATTGGCGAGATAGCCTATGGGGTCTGTGCGGTCAAGAAATCAACAAAAACCTACATAAGCCTGAATTGCACTTCAATCCCCCTTTATGGATTTTCAGTTAGAGTTGGAGATTTAATTGAGTTCGAGGCCATAAGAAGGAAAAACTCTCTTTACTGCCTGGAGTGTAAGGTTTCAAGGCCAAGAGAGGCCCTTGAGAACTCAATTTGCAACCCAGTTCCAGACCAGCCATCAAAAATAGAGGGCAGAGTAGCTTGGGTAAAATTGTACAGCAACGGCTTTGGAATAGCCAACATAACAAATGGAAACTGCTGGACTCTTTTAAAGCTTTCAAAATCCATTGGAGTGACTCTTGAAGAGGGTGGGCATGTAGTGGCCTTTGGGTTCCACACCACATATAGGGAAATGCCGGCCTTTGAAGTGGCTTCCAGAGAAGATGTGATCAAGGATTAG
- a CDS encoding DNA-directed RNA polymerase: MYRLLRVKDIVRIPPKMFTLDPKEAAKIVLREAYEGIYNKDEGVVLAVLEVHEISEGVIIPGDGATYHDVVFDVLVWKPEMHEVVEGEVIDVVPYGAFIRIGPMDGLVHISQLMDDYVVFDEKNAQFVGKEKGHVLKLGDVVRARIIAISEKSKIIRENKVGLTMRQPGLGKFDWIEKEKRKAESGG, from the coding sequence ATGTACAGACTCCTTAGAGTTAAAGACATTGTGAGAATCCCCCCGAAGATGTTTACACTGGATCCCAAAGAGGCCGCTAAAATAGTTTTGAGAGAGGCTTATGAAGGAATCTACAACAAGGATGAAGGTGTTGTTTTGGCTGTCCTAGAGGTTCATGAGATCAGTGAAGGTGTTATCATTCCCGGAGACGGTGCAACCTATCATGATGTGGTTTTCGATGTTCTTGTGTGGAAGCCCGAGATGCATGAGGTTGTTGAAGGAGAGGTTATTGACGTTGTTCCCTATGGAGCTTTCATAAGAATTGGCCCGATGGATGGACTTGTGCACATTTCTCAGCTCATGGATGATTACGTTGTATTTGATGAGAAGAATGCTCAGTTTGTTGGAAAGGAAAAGGGCCACGTATTAAAACTTGGTGACGTCGTCAGGGCGAGAATAATTGCCATAAGCGAGAAGAGTAAAATAATTAGAGAGAACAAGGTTGGCCTTACCATGAGACAGCCGGGGTTGGGCAAATTTGACTGGATAGAAAAAGAAAAGAGGAAAGCGGAAAGTGGTGGGTGA
- a CDS encoding DUF1616 domain-containing protein codes for MSWRDYWDLITIITLSLLLDLLIAFYPDSLLRKALGLAFVLFFPGYVFITALFPEKKELDNLERLALSFGLSIAIVPLIGLGLNYTPWGIRLIPILVSLTVFNLIFGIAAIYRRANAVDPWIPRISSEKLKEELEWGKSSKLDKALTVILIIAIISSIATLGYVITHPKPGEKFTEFYILGPEGKAADYPTELFVGEKARVILGIANHEYRDVTYHVEVWLVNLTYDFETNETIIYNMYIVDYFNVTLPHKPVDIEGNWTPQWETNYTFTINRAGKWQLWFLLFKDERSPVPGPLKGDYAQTNATQRILDAIEGEIQSLKLNIEVREI; via the coding sequence ATGAGCTGGAGAGATTACTGGGATCTGATAACAATCATTACACTTTCACTCCTTCTTGATCTCCTCATAGCCTTCTATCCAGACAGTTTACTTAGAAAAGCCCTTGGTCTGGCCTTTGTGCTCTTCTTCCCAGGTTACGTTTTCATAACGGCCCTTTTCCCCGAGAAAAAAGAGCTCGACAACCTTGAAAGACTGGCCTTGAGCTTTGGTTTGAGCATAGCCATAGTCCCCCTCATAGGCCTTGGCCTTAACTACACTCCCTGGGGGATAAGGTTAATCCCCATACTGGTTAGCCTAACAGTTTTCAACCTCATCTTTGGTATTGCGGCAATTTACAGAAGGGCCAACGCCGTTGACCCGTGGATCCCAAGGATAAGCAGTGAGAAACTTAAAGAAGAACTGGAATGGGGGAAATCAAGCAAACTGGACAAAGCTCTAACCGTAATTTTGATAATAGCTATAATCTCTTCAATAGCGACCCTGGGTTACGTCATAACCCACCCAAAGCCTGGAGAAAAGTTCACGGAGTTTTACATCTTGGGCCCGGAAGGAAAAGCTGCGGATTACCCAACTGAGCTCTTTGTGGGAGAAAAAGCCAGGGTTATTCTGGGTATAGCCAACCACGAGTACAGGGACGTTACCTATCATGTTGAAGTCTGGCTGGTCAACCTCACCTACGACTTTGAAACGAATGAAACCATTATATATAATATGTATATTGTGGATTACTTCAACGTGACCTTACCTCATAAGCCCGTTGATATTGAGGGCAACTGGACACCTCAGTGGGAAACCAATTACACCTTCACCATAAACAGGGCCGGAAAATGGCAGCTGTGGTTTTTGCTCTTTAAGGATGAAAGGTCTCCAGTACCTGGGCCATTAAAAGGTGACTATGCCCAAACAAACGCCACTCAGAGAATTTTAGATGCAATAGAAGGGGAGATACAATCTCTGAAGTTAAATATCGAGGTTAGGGAGATTTAA
- a CDS encoding HEPN domain-containing protein encodes MTPSAIERVKSSIEIARRFLKSAERTFEIGDYVMVEIAAYNSAFHSVRALLFAKGYKERSHQCLVIAVRELYRTNPKIVELMNIFDKLRISRHNVQYGGALVDEEEAEFVLRFAREVLEIVEQLV; translated from the coding sequence ATGACTCCTTCAGCAATAGAAAGGGTGAAAAGTTCAATAGAGATTGCAAGAAGGTTCCTAAAATCTGCAGAAAGAACATTTGAAATTGGCGACTATGTTATGGTTGAAATAGCTGCTTATAATTCCGCATTTCATTCGGTGAGGGCCCTACTCTTTGCAAAGGGATATAAAGAAAGAAGCCATCAGTGTTTAGTTATTGCTGTTAGGGAACTGTACAGAACTAATCCCAAAATAGTGGAGCTTATGAACATTTTCGATAAACTCAGGATTTCAAGACACAATGTTCAGTATGGAGGGGCTTTGGTTGATGAAGAAGAAGCGGAGTTCGTTTTGAGATTTGCCAGAGAAGTTTTGGAAATTGTGGAGCAACTGGTATAA
- a CDS encoding ATP-binding protein has protein sequence MRFVNREHEIEVLHKARELSKRKLYTVVIYGMRRVGKTRLLLEFLEENDLYFFVNKTKTSESLLREYEEILRKKGVITKYESLSTWDEFFGVLFERFNGAVAFDEFQEFQKVDPSVFPLLQKLIDTNENRAGLMLIFTGSTIGMMEKLFKDSKEPLYGRIKREIHLKELGIKGAYEMTKELKIGDLDDFMTLYALFGGFPKYYVTIKDEGLEGKSSEEIIKNLFFTPSAPLEEEVPKILSMEFGRRSGVYYDILEAVANGATSISKIAGYLNRKETSLTRHLKELTKYFKLLSYDRAVLGKEGVIYIRHPLINFWFRFIHPRLSEYEAMREDLGKEVMSMLPDYVGKRFDFISRELLWILNHKGELPFKFTQMGRHWGYYREEGVRRVYEIDLVAVSRDRKKALFGECKWRGKPVDGKKVFEELKKKSELTGWKGDKYYLIIAKRVKNAPEEAIVLDEKAILKVLDSSEGLTSIP, from the coding sequence ATGCGCTTCGTTAATAGGGAGCATGAAATAGAGGTACTCCATAAAGCCAGAGAGCTTTCAAAGAGAAAGCTTTACACCGTTGTAATTTACGGAATGAGGAGAGTTGGGAAAACGAGGCTTCTCTTAGAGTTTTTGGAAGAGAATGACCTCTACTTTTTCGTCAACAAAACAAAGACCTCGGAGTCCCTTCTCAGAGAATATGAAGAAATTTTGAGAAAAAAGGGGGTTATTACAAAATACGAAAGCCTCTCAACGTGGGATGAGTTCTTTGGAGTTCTCTTCGAGAGGTTCAACGGTGCAGTTGCGTTTGACGAATTCCAGGAATTTCAGAAAGTTGATCCTTCAGTATTTCCTCTCCTTCAAAAACTGATCGACACTAACGAGAACAGAGCGGGGCTTATGTTGATCTTCACGGGATCAACCATAGGCATGATGGAGAAACTTTTCAAAGACTCAAAGGAGCCGCTCTATGGGAGGATAAAGCGAGAAATCCACTTAAAAGAGCTTGGAATTAAGGGTGCATATGAAATGACAAAAGAACTGAAAATAGGAGATCTTGATGATTTCATGACCCTTTATGCCCTGTTCGGGGGCTTTCCGAAATACTACGTTACCATAAAGGATGAGGGCCTTGAAGGGAAAAGCTCGGAAGAGATAATCAAAAACCTCTTTTTTACTCCATCCGCTCCTCTGGAGGAGGAAGTCCCAAAAATACTTTCCATGGAGTTTGGAAGAAGGTCGGGGGTTTATTATGATATTCTTGAAGCTGTGGCAAACGGTGCCACCTCGATAAGCAAAATAGCCGGTTATTTAAACAGGAAGGAGACATCGCTGACAAGGCATCTGAAGGAGCTGACCAAGTATTTCAAGCTCCTTTCATATGATCGGGCAGTTTTGGGGAAGGAGGGTGTGATCTACATAAGGCATCCATTGATTAACTTCTGGTTCCGCTTCATTCATCCGAGGCTGAGCGAGTACGAGGCAATGCGCGAGGATCTCGGTAAGGAAGTTATGTCAATGCTGCCGGATTATGTTGGGAAGAGGTTTGACTTTATATCCAGAGAACTTCTGTGGATTTTGAATCATAAAGGAGAGCTTCCGTTTAAGTTCACGCAGATGGGGCGGCACTGGGGGTATTACAGGGAGGAGGGAGTGCGCAGGGTCTATGAGATAGACCTAGTGGCCGTTAGCAGAGACAGAAAGAAAGCCCTCTTTGGAGAATGCAAATGGAGGGGGAAGCCTGTCGATGGGAAAAAGGTTTTTGAGGAGCTGAAGAAGAAATCCGAGCTTACAGGATGGAAGGGAGATAAATACTACCTTATAATAGCTAAGAGGGTTAAAAATGCTCCGGAAGAGGCAATAGTACTTGATGAAAAAGCGATTCTCAAAGTTTTAGACTCATCCGAGGGGCTCACATCCATTCCCTAA
- a CDS encoding inorganic diphosphatase: MNPFHDLEPGPEVPEVVYALIEIPKGSRNKYELDKKTGLIKLDRVLYSPFYYPVDYGVIPQTWYDDDDPFDIMVIMREPTYPLTIIEARPIGLFKMIDSGDRDYKVLAVPVEDPYFKDWKDLDDVPKAFLDEIAHFFRRYKELQGKEIIVEGWENADKAKQEILRAIELYKEKFKK, translated from the coding sequence ATGAATCCATTCCATGATTTGGAGCCCGGACCAGAAGTACCGGAAGTTGTTTACGCCTTAATAGAGATTCCAAAGGGAAGCAGAAACAAGTATGAGTTAGACAAGAAAACAGGCCTTATAAAGCTTGATAGGGTTCTTTACAGCCCGTTTTACTACCCAGTTGACTATGGTGTAATTCCTCAAACATGGTATGATGATGACGATCCATTTGATATCATGGTTATCATGAGAGAACCGACGTACCCACTAACAATAATTGAGGCAAGGCCAATCGGCCTATTCAAGATGATAGACAGTGGAGACAGAGATTACAAAGTTCTTGCAGTTCCAGTGGAAGATCCATACTTCAAGGACTGGAAAGACTTGGATGATGTTCCAAAGGCCTTCCTTGATGAGATCGCTCACTTTTTTAGAAGGTACAAAGAGCTTCAAGGAAAGGAAATTATTGTCGAGGGCTGGGAAAACGCTGATAAAGCAAAACAAGAAATCCTTAGGGCCATAGAGCTTTACAAGGAGAAATTCAAGAAGTGA
- a CDS encoding GTP-dependent dephospho-CoA kinase produces MSRNFYYKLTEDLRNELKKPLGELIEGKMPQPYLKSREELKKAPFLVTVGDVVTENVLKVGIKPSVAIYDYKTKRKEYEPDIEFGAVVLTTKNPPGTITKALLNAVKKSFELAKKGKRVYLKVNGEEDLAAIPAVIYAPEGALVIYGQPDEGIVLIKVTSECKRRCAKLLRKMEVVHDGD; encoded by the coding sequence ATGTCAAGAAATTTTTACTACAAACTCACAGAGGACCTTAGAAATGAGCTTAAAAAGCCACTAGGTGAATTAATAGAGGGCAAAATGCCCCAACCCTATCTAAAATCCCGTGAAGAACTTAAAAAAGCCCCCTTTTTGGTTACAGTAGGAGATGTGGTTACTGAAAATGTCCTGAAAGTCGGCATAAAACCATCTGTGGCCATATATGACTATAAAACCAAAAGAAAAGAATATGAACCGGATATTGAGTTCGGTGCCGTAGTGTTAACAACCAAAAATCCACCTGGGACAATAACGAAAGCTTTATTAAATGCTGTCAAAAAGTCTTTTGAACTTGCCAAAAAGGGGAAAAGAGTTTACCTGAAAGTAAATGGTGAGGAAGATTTGGCGGCCATTCCAGCCGTTATTTATGCTCCAGAGGGAGCATTGGTAATTTATGGACAACCTGATGAAGGGATAGTGCTTATAAAGGTCACATCTGAATGTAAGCGCAGATGCGCAAAGTTGCTTAGAAAGATGGAGGTGGTTCATGATGGAGATTAG
- the spt4 gene encoding transcription elongation factor subunit Spt4 → MTEKACRHCHYITNEDRCPACGSRDLSDEWFDLVIILDPENSRIAQTLGVKKPGKYAIRVR, encoded by the coding sequence ATGACGGAAAAGGCCTGCAGACACTGTCATTACATCACCAATGAAGATCGATGCCCTGCATGTGGGAGCAGAGATTTAAGTGACGAATGGTTTGATCTTGTGATAATCCTCGATCCAGAAAACTCCAGGATAGCCCAAACACTCGGAGTGAAAAAACCGGGGAAATATGCCATAAGGGTCAGGTAA
- a CDS encoding tripartite tricarboxylate transporter permease, which translates to MLRELILGMLGGTLTGLTPSLHVNTLASLINNLDFPLEGFSFVVLAYAMGLTHTFLDAFPSTFFGVPDEGTALSVLPAHRLALQGKGLEVINLSLRASLLAAIFSIALIPLYLIIAPYYTPEIGRAIVFFLAFLIVVTEKGIKKLYALFVLLLAGALGIVSDLLPLREPFYHLFVGLFGVPAILLSLDNNNKISGGNDTIEMSQSQLVGFSFLGTIFGMMASLLPTFTSSQAALIGSFIARSERTFLTITFAVNTANFVFGLGNFYSTGKTRNGILVLIRELYYPISLQEFLILLLATLAVAAIVNLYGLWLSKKLVTLIERIDYRTLNALILTTTVLGSLFLDGLFGLLVLIAATLVGLTAVFLGVKRTACMGVLMLKVMLG; encoded by the coding sequence ATGCTGAGGGAATTAATCCTCGGGATGCTTGGAGGAACATTAACCGGCTTAACGCCCTCCCTCCATGTTAACACTCTAGCTTCCCTCATAAACAACCTCGACTTCCCGCTTGAGGGCTTTTCCTTTGTTGTTCTGGCCTATGCCATGGGCCTGACACATACTTTTCTTGATGCATTTCCATCGACCTTTTTTGGAGTTCCGGATGAGGGGACTGCTTTGAGCGTTCTCCCGGCCCACAGGCTGGCACTTCAGGGAAAGGGCCTGGAGGTTATAAATCTCTCTCTGAGGGCCAGTTTGCTTGCAGCGATCTTCTCAATAGCATTGATTCCCTTATACCTCATAATTGCCCCCTACTACACTCCGGAGATAGGGAGGGCGATTGTGTTTTTCCTGGCTTTTCTCATAGTAGTAACTGAAAAAGGTATAAAGAAGCTCTACGCTCTTTTTGTCTTGCTCCTCGCAGGGGCTCTTGGTATTGTCAGCGATCTTTTGCCGTTAAGGGAACCTTTTTACCACCTATTTGTGGGTCTTTTTGGAGTTCCGGCCATTTTGCTCTCCTTGGATAACAACAATAAGATCTCGGGCGGAAATGATACGATAGAGATGAGCCAATCCCAACTGGTTGGCTTCTCATTCCTAGGGACTATTTTTGGCATGATGGCCTCTCTATTGCCTACCTTTACCTCATCACAGGCCGCATTGATAGGAAGCTTCATTGCAAGGAGTGAGAGGACATTTTTAACAATCACATTTGCCGTAAATACAGCTAACTTTGTTTTTGGTCTTGGGAACTTTTACTCCACAGGAAAAACAAGAAATGGGATCTTGGTTCTAATCAGGGAGCTTTATTACCCAATAAGTCTCCAGGAGTTTCTGATCCTTTTATTGGCCACATTAGCTGTAGCTGCTATAGTGAACCTTTACGGTCTCTGGCTGTCAAAGAAACTTGTTACCCTAATAGAGAGGATTGATTATAGGACGTTAAATGCTCTGATATTGACGACAACAGTTTTAGGTTCTTTATTTCTTGATGGCCTATTTGGTCTTTTGGTTTTAATTGCGGCAACTCTGGTTGGCTTGACGGCCGTGTTTTTGGGTGTAAAGAGAACAGCTTGTATGGGAGTCTTAATGCTGAAAGTAATGCTTGGTTAA